The Candidatus Zixiibacteriota bacterium genome has a window encoding:
- a CDS encoding branched-chain amino acid ABC transporter permease: protein MPSAARHLLFILEPDTMTAPGARRTFLWFAVYVLLLAAVGRTLIGWIGPYYAQILVFIGINVTLAVSLNLVLGFAGQFSIGHAGFMALGGYGAAALSFYVLAPALASWGASGVLGGIVTNAALAVALLFGGIVAALAGLLVGIPTLRLRGDYLAIATLGMGEIIRVVILNTEFVGGARGFTDIPRWTTFTWVFLIAGLCVLVVRNLIVAMPGRSLVALREDEDAAAAMGIDTTRYKVLAFVLGAFFAGTAGGLQAHYMQYLHTNSFTFLRSIEIIVFVVLGGGGSITGSIIAAVVLTILPEFLRVAQSWRMVLYSFLLIVMMLTRPQGLMGGHEFQWRWLLPRRWLRQ, encoded by the coding sequence ATGCCGAGCGCAGCGAGGCATCTGCTGTTCATTCTCGAACCTGATACGATGACCGCCCCCGGCGCCCGACGCACATTCCTTTGGTTCGCCGTCTACGTGTTGTTGTTGGCGGCTGTCGGGCGCACCCTGATCGGCTGGATCGGTCCATACTATGCGCAGATATTGGTCTTCATCGGCATCAACGTTACATTGGCGGTCAGTCTGAACCTTGTCCTCGGATTCGCCGGACAATTCTCCATCGGCCATGCCGGGTTCATGGCGCTGGGCGGCTATGGCGCGGCGGCACTGTCATTCTATGTCCTGGCCCCGGCGCTGGCATCCTGGGGCGCCAGCGGAGTGCTGGGCGGGATTGTGACCAACGCCGCGTTGGCGGTCGCACTCCTGTTCGGTGGGATCGTCGCCGCGCTGGCCGGGCTCCTGGTCGGGATCCCGACTTTGCGGTTGCGCGGCGATTACCTGGCGATCGCGACACTCGGCATGGGCGAGATCATTCGCGTTGTCATCCTCAACACCGAGTTTGTCGGCGGCGCCCGCGGGTTCACGGACATCCCGCGCTGGACGACCTTCACCTGGGTATTTCTGATCGCCGGCCTCTGCGTGCTGGTCGTGCGCAACCTGATCGTGGCGATGCCGGGGCGGTCACTGGTCGCCCTGCGCGAGGACGAAGACGCCGCCGCAGCCATGGGAATCGATACGACCCGTTACAAGGTGCTGGCGTTCGTTCTGGGGGCCTTCTTTGCCGGCACCGCCGGCGGATTGCAGGCCCACTACATGCAGTACCTGCACACGAACTCCTTCACCTTCCTGCGCTCCATCGAGATCATCGTCTTTGTCGTTCTCGGCGGCGGCGGCAGCATCACCGGCAGCATCATCGCCGCCGTCGTGCTGACCATCCTGCCGGAGTTCCTGCGCGTGGCGCAATCGTGGCGCATGGTGTTGTACTCGTTCCTCCTCATCGTTATGATGCTGACCCGCCCCCAAGGGCTCATGGGCGGGCATGAATTCCAGTGGCGATGGCTTCTTCCCCGGCGATGGCTGAGACAGTGA